From a region of the Paenibacillus sp. FSL R10-2734 genome:
- the clpP gene encoding ATP-dependent Clp endopeptidase proteolytic subunit ClpP, protein MAYIPYVIEQTNQGERSYDIYSRLLKDRIVFVGAEIEDQLANSIVAQLLFLSAEDPDKDIHMYINSPGGSITAGFSIYDTMQLIKPQVNTICTGMAASFGSLLLLAGAKGKRYALPNSEIMIHQPHGGAQGQASDIAIRAKRILKLREVLVQITADRTGQTVEKVLQDMDRDYFMSADEAVEYGIIDKVITNL, encoded by the coding sequence ATGGCGTACATTCCTTATGTCATTGAACAAACGAATCAAGGGGAGAGATCCTACGATATTTATTCGCGGCTGTTGAAGGATCGAATTGTGTTTGTAGGGGCGGAGATTGAGGATCAATTGGCTAACAGTATTGTTGCCCAGCTGCTTTTCTTATCGGCAGAGGATCCAGATAAAGATATACACATGTATATCAATAGTCCGGGGGGCTCCATCACGGCGGGATTCAGTATTTATGACACGATGCAGCTCATTAAGCCGCAGGTGAATACGATTTGCACTGGTATGGCGGCTTCCTTTGGTTCTCTACTATTGTTAGCAGGGGCCAAAGGTAAACGTTATGCGCTGCCGAACAGCGAGATCATGATCCATCAGCCGCATGGTGGGGCACAGGGTCAGGCTAGTGATATTGCGATTAGAGCCAAACGTATTTTGAAGCTAAGGGAAGTCCTTGTCCAAATTACAGCGGACCGAACCGGACAGACGGTGGAGAAGGTGCTACAGGATATGGATCGGGATTATTTCATGTCAGCTGATGAAGCGGTGGAGTACGGGATTATCGACAAAGTCATCACAAATCTGTAA
- a CDS encoding RNA polymerase sigma factor, giving the protein MIILEKLIAGHEPDENNTKSLQMALKRYCLALTHSPWEAEDLAQDTWVKVLGYMQNSKQINQMNNTNQMNHPNPEALLLRIARNTWIDMMRRKTTLSRLLEMDQSRVEEAAGHGSFEIEAAFQALREHLSPLQQAVFLLRDVFGHSGMEAAEILGTTEGAVKAALHRARQALPAVRQELLQADGPALSQDTELQITLGRLSVAYEQGQIAELIELVLADEEQEAVMAVSSQSFQSFQSFQSVQSLQCGGFSSTGWSFAEPGMRMAA; this is encoded by the coding sequence GTGATCATCCTTGAAAAGCTTATCGCCGGCCATGAACCGGATGAGAATAATACCAAGTCTTTGCAAATGGCCCTGAAGCGGTACTGCCTTGCATTGACACATTCCCCTTGGGAAGCCGAAGACTTAGCTCAGGATACGTGGGTCAAGGTGCTGGGTTATATGCAAAATTCGAAACAAATAAATCAAATGAACAATACAAATCAAATGAATCATCCGAATCCTGAGGCACTGCTCCTGCGGATTGCCAGAAATACCTGGATAGATATGATGCGGCGAAAAACGACGTTGTCGCGATTGCTGGAAATGGATCAATCTCGGGTAGAGGAAGCCGCAGGTCACGGTTCATTTGAGATTGAGGCTGCTTTTCAAGCTTTGAGGGAGCATTTATCTCCTCTGCAGCAAGCAGTGTTCCTACTTCGAGATGTATTCGGACACTCCGGAATGGAAGCTGCCGAAATTCTCGGCACCACGGAGGGAGCCGTCAAAGCTGCTTTGCATCGAGCACGGCAAGCTCTCCCTGCCGTAAGGCAAGAGCTTCTTCAAGCCGATGGCCCCGCCTTATCGCAGGATACAGAATTACAGATTACCTTGGGTCGTCTATCAGTTGCGTATGAACAAGGGCAAATTGCTGAGCTGATTGAGCTTGTCCTTGCAGATGAAGAACAGGAAGCAGTAATGGCCGTGTCTAGCCAAAGCTTCCAGAGCTTCCAGAGCTTCCAGAGCGTTCAATCTTTGCAGTGTGGCGGATTCAGCTCCACGGGCTGGAGTTTTGCCGAGCCTGGAATGCGGATGGCGGCTTAG
- a CDS encoding NAD-dependent epimerase/dehydratase family protein gives MRKILIIGGTRFFGKRLVERLQQDSANDVTILTRGETSDPFGDRVQRIHADRFQRSELAQAVGDTLWDIIYDNICYSPDEADQASRIFDGKTKRYILTSSLSVYDSSEEALTEDIFDPETYPIHYGGRNDFTYQEGKRLAEAVFMQQATFPVAAVRFPIVLGTDDYTRRLHFHIEHVRNVLPIGIPNPEAHISFIRSDEAADFLYWLGCSSTVTGPFNACSDGTVRIKDILTMIEAETEKQAIIQTQTEDEHMSPFGIEQSWYMNTNKAQSEGYKFLILKDWLPELVRSLNKTYEE, from the coding sequence ATGAGGAAGATTCTTATCATAGGCGGCACGCGCTTTTTTGGAAAAAGGTTAGTCGAACGTTTGCAACAGGATTCCGCGAATGATGTAACGATACTGACACGCGGGGAAACTAGCGATCCCTTTGGAGACCGCGTCCAACGAATCCATGCGGACCGTTTCCAACGAAGCGAGCTCGCTCAGGCGGTAGGAGATACACTATGGGATATCATTTACGATAATATTTGTTATTCACCAGATGAAGCGGATCAGGCATCCCGTATTTTTGACGGTAAAACAAAACGGTACATTCTCACCTCAAGCCTATCCGTATACGATTCCAGCGAAGAAGCACTAACCGAGGACATTTTTGATCCTGAAACATACCCCATCCACTACGGAGGACGAAATGATTTCACCTATCAGGAGGGAAAAAGACTTGCAGAAGCCGTCTTCATGCAGCAAGCCACCTTCCCAGTCGCCGCCGTTCGCTTTCCTATTGTACTGGGAACAGATGACTATACGCGAAGACTTCATTTTCATATTGAACATGTCCGTAACGTGTTACCTATCGGGATTCCAAATCCCGAAGCTCATATCTCCTTTATCCGTTCGGACGAAGCCGCTGATTTCCTGTATTGGCTCGGCTGTAGCTCCACTGTGACAGGACCTTTCAACGCTTGCTCAGACGGCACGGTTAGAATTAAGGATATTCTCACAATGATTGAAGCAGAAACAGAGAAACAAGCCATCATCCAGACCCAAACCGAAGACGAGCATATGTCACCATTCGGGATTGAACAATCCTGGTATATGAATACGAACAAAGCCCAGTCGGAGGGGTACAAGTTTCTCATTTTAAAAGACTGGCTCCCAGAGCTAGTCCGCTCCCTAAACAAAACCTACGAGGAATAA
- a CDS encoding methyl-accepting chemotaxis protein, which translates to MKWKLILSFSAVVLFFLGVALYQNYKIKQVEISMETQKMEMEKRITVSTITQLLQEMNGVESSLAGSSDLEFTQPFKDKQTKLMEQLGKVKFDADSPASKELEQLHNQLGAYTGYFDGLVNTIKNEQLDPMAVLERIDELHTKAVAMSKSMLETNEKLNAAAAENAEKAQDYSFDLLNLTSSMGAYAAVLVFIFTLVIAVMLIRSFLNPINKLQVALRKIAEGDLRQQINSPYNDELGSLSHHFDHMVLRVREMLQQTQSVASSLATYSHSFQQSSSITAHTNQEIVSTIQEISVGAEQQAGQSEQSASLIQELEREVYEITEYTEVMLSTSQTANHNTRKGSESVIALREVSEHSRESVNKVYLALTKLSDQSKDISRITKSITDISNQTNILSLNAAIEAARAGAYGKGFAVIADEVRQLSDQTKESSVHISQIINELQAGMDEFQQYMLETKGNLEEQDQKVEETLSSFEAIDLSIVEISKQIGQIHDKVDMTQTMNRRLAESVHNVAAIAEETAAGVQEVNASSVQQDNAIRDIARQAVEINEISQKLFKEINVFKINSDIVDENIAGDDSDSSGDETPEERAYLTISA; encoded by the coding sequence ATGAAATGGAAGTTGATCTTGAGTTTTTCTGCCGTGGTACTATTCTTTTTAGGAGTAGCGCTATACCAAAACTATAAAATCAAACAAGTAGAAATCTCTATGGAAACGCAAAAAATGGAGATGGAAAAAAGAATTACAGTATCAACCATTACTCAACTGCTTCAAGAAATGAACGGTGTGGAGAGCTCTCTAGCGGGCTCTAGCGATTTAGAGTTTACCCAACCTTTTAAAGACAAACAGACAAAGTTAATGGAACAATTGGGAAAAGTGAAATTTGATGCCGATTCGCCAGCATCTAAGGAGTTAGAACAGTTACATAATCAACTTGGAGCATATACAGGCTATTTTGACGGATTAGTAAATACCATAAAGAACGAGCAGCTTGATCCTATGGCCGTTTTGGAACGAATAGATGAATTACATACGAAGGCAGTGGCTATGAGTAAATCCATGCTGGAGACCAATGAGAAACTAAATGCCGCAGCAGCAGAGAACGCAGAGAAGGCCCAAGATTATTCTTTTGATTTATTAAATCTGACAAGCTCTATGGGTGCTTATGCAGCAGTACTAGTATTCATTTTCACGCTTGTTATTGCTGTTATGCTTATACGTTCTTTTCTCAACCCTATAAATAAGCTGCAAGTGGCTCTACGAAAAATTGCTGAGGGAGACTTGCGGCAGCAGATTAATTCGCCTTATAACGATGAGCTAGGGAGTCTGAGTCATCATTTTGACCATATGGTATTGCGGGTACGGGAGATGCTTCAGCAGACGCAATCTGTAGCTTCTTCGCTCGCGACTTATTCGCACTCTTTTCAACAATCCTCATCTATTACTGCCCATACCAATCAAGAAATCGTAAGCACCATACAGGAAATCTCTGTAGGGGCTGAGCAGCAGGCTGGACAATCTGAGCAGAGCGCAAGCTTGATTCAGGAATTGGAACGGGAAGTTTATGAAATTACGGAATATACCGAGGTTATGCTGTCGACCAGTCAAACGGCTAATCACAATACTCGAAAAGGCTCCGAATCCGTCATCGCCTTACGCGAGGTATCGGAACACTCACGTGAATCTGTGAATAAGGTGTATCTCGCTTTAACCAAATTGAGCGACCAGTCGAAGGATATCTCCAGAATAACCAAATCGATTACAGACATTTCTAACCAGACCAATATTCTCTCTCTAAATGCAGCGATTGAAGCGGCACGGGCGGGCGCCTATGGGAAGGGATTTGCTGTTATAGCTGATGAAGTGAGACAATTATCGGATCAGACCAAAGAGTCCTCTGTCCATATCAGTCAGATTATTAATGAGCTGCAAGCCGGGATGGATGAATTTCAGCAATATATGCTGGAGACCAAAGGAAACCTTGAAGAGCAGGATCAAAAAGTGGAAGAAACGTTGTCATCATTTGAAGCGATAGACCTGTCGATTGTTGAGATCAGCAAGCAAATTGGGCAAATCCATGACAAGGTAGATATGACACAGACTATGAATCGTAGGCTTGCGGAGTCCGTTCACAACGTGGCTGCTATTGCGGAGGAAACTGCGGCAGGGGTCCAGGAAGTGAATGCCTCTAGCGTGCAGCAGGACAACGCGATCCGCGACATTGCCCGTCAAGCTGTTGAGATTAATGAGATTTCGCAAAAATTGTTCAAGGAAATCAACGTTTTTAAGATTAATTCGGATATAGTGGATGAGAATATCGCTGGAGATGACAGTGACTCATCTGGCGATGAAACGCCTGAGGAGCGTGCTTATTTAACAATCTCCGCATAA
- a CDS encoding MerR family transcriptional regulator: MSGFVTIDKLSTQIGLTSRTLRHWEAQGLFESHREASSGWRIYDEHAILAIRITALLRKLDISIKDIGTVLQNMSVHSLYETLLQQSASIHNEKSELTLKEREIHFFLQLISARMEEPITNHLLLALNAESCNTLDDMNENEEVVSMTTIKHSPPIHVRFITLPPMRFAYNVAVSTSPEDEAMVPIVEWLETNHLLGTARLFGGNTNPHPSGENKPYGYGFCASIPENVEIPAHLKEIRFDGGLYAMTESSDDIFGSWQALMSFLDNNMDYQADHNSRLCLEEHIRNDNPKGNGNQYVLNLLEPVKKRS; the protein is encoded by the coding sequence ATGAGTGGATTTGTGACCATTGATAAGCTTTCTACGCAAATAGGGCTGACGAGTCGGACGTTGCGTCACTGGGAAGCACAAGGATTGTTTGAAAGTCACCGAGAGGCTAGCTCGGGTTGGCGAATTTATGATGAGCACGCAATCCTCGCCATTCGAATCACCGCATTATTAAGAAAGCTGGATATTAGTATTAAGGATATCGGAACCGTCCTGCAGAACATGTCCGTTCACTCCTTGTATGAAACACTCCTTCAGCAGTCCGCTTCAATTCATAATGAGAAATCTGAACTTACACTAAAGGAACGCGAGATCCACTTTTTTTTACAATTAATATCTGCACGTATGGAGGAACCCATAACTAACCATTTGTTATTAGCGTTGAACGCAGAGTCATGCAATACATTGGATGATATGAATGAGAATGAGGAGGTTGTATCTATGACAACGATTAAACACTCTCCACCTATCCATGTAAGATTCATTACACTTCCACCTATGAGATTTGCCTATAATGTTGCGGTCAGTACCTCACCAGAGGATGAAGCTATGGTACCCATCGTGGAATGGTTGGAAACTAATCATCTCTTGGGGACAGCACGTCTATTTGGTGGGAATACGAATCCGCACCCTAGCGGAGAGAATAAGCCTTATGGCTACGGATTCTGTGCCTCCATTCCTGAAAATGTTGAAATACCAGCCCACCTTAAAGAGATACGTTTCGACGGCGGTCTCTATGCCATGACCGAAAGCAGTGATGATATCTTTGGCTCATGGCAAGCACTAATGAGTTTTTTGGATAATAACATGGATTATCAAGCTGACCACAATTCAAGATTATGTCTCGAGGAGCATATCCGAAACGATAATCCCAAAGGCAACGGAAATCAGTATGTATTAAATCTGCTCGAACCTGTAAAAAAGCGGTCATAG
- a CDS encoding choice-of-anchor I family protein, with the protein MKPTGKAIVSLMLTAEILLGSAWMAGPAVAASVQSGTPYTADGKYDVSIPHIVVNQVYGGGNTADASGGYFSKGYVELYNPTDSDVSLAGWSVQYSDPKLAGQWSKLDLNGTIKAHSSYLITDDANNQDHKNDISTKGDQSWPGMYFNNSGMKVVLLSSTELLQVVNPFQTKPSSYVDMIGTASNNKNATIDGYEVDYPTGDTGGTSKKKSVRRVDFVDTDNNKVDFKQISFDSLDASTLALAKPHNSADGQWSVKVSELGISTKSLSEAKAGSPYSVTLSVYGGVQPYSYEAAGLPDGLSIDATSGNISGTPSKVGAATVSIAVYDSSTPRMKTEAVLSLNVAEAGGPVTPDLLSVTKIGGYSVGVTNKDGGVAEIVIFNRDNGKFYLVNGSSHPATVDIVNLKNPSNPQKEYSINVEQLSEVDGFTYGDLTSVDINTTTKRIAVAIQEEDAMKNGKVLVLDYDGKLLASYESGVQPDMVKYTDDGRYILTADEAEPRTTAGDPEGSVTIIDTLKNTSIQVKFDNPDVIDDLVHIRGAADPINKQITGKGEKKDVVRDLEPEFVVLSDDQTIAYVALQENNAIAAIDIASKKVLWVKGLGFKDLSVSLPKNALDLVKDNKVNLENVPFFGTFMPDGIDQYTVGGKTYLFTANEGDATEWDSKVNVSTVKKMKGSLNPESDAAKFLNENKDKYDSVEVMSDMGNDGIYLYGGRSFSIWEADSMNQVYDSGSDFEKITGERLPEYFNASNSNTTMDNRSTKKGPEPEYVKVGKVGQKALAFIGLERIGGLMTYEVTNPLEPSFVNYINTRDFTSANTLETDTAPEGIEFIPATSSPTGLPLVLVANEVGGTVAIYQLNVTKITLNQTSLSLKVGEASAMLEASVAPAEGGSNAVTWSSSNPSVASVDSNGKVNPLTKGTAVISAFSADGYGVAESTVTVAAADPVTTNPGPGTTVTPKDPVKEVTTPAVTTEGNKIIVEIKASKDAEGKLVASITSDMVTEALKSLANNANGQLVFRAKVDTAAGGVTLNIPSNTFTALAGSAAKSVVFEAGIGTITLDRNALSAVNTAAKGEDIKLSISSADTDGKGKAQAVIGSRPVLSLGIVAGSQPISNLGAGFATITVPYTLAANEDANAVVAYDLTNAGQAVVLAGSSYNAATGQLIFRTSQFSTYAVGYNKVSFSDIGSSFAKDSITYLAARDVITGIGEGKFGSKSQLTRADVTLLLARLAGADLSAEGAGNFTDVKADDYYAAAVAWANREGIVTGVSEGQFDPRANVTREQLSVMIVRLAKAMNWTLPVSGDGSAFADQKLISSYALEAATAAQQAGIISGKPAAGSSALNFAPKEKATREEIAQMLAKLLKLSQS; encoded by the coding sequence TTGAAACCCACAGGTAAAGCAATTGTATCCCTTATGCTTACAGCTGAGATATTGTTAGGCTCCGCTTGGATGGCAGGTCCAGCAGTGGCAGCATCCGTTCAATCAGGTACACCTTATACTGCGGACGGTAAATACGATGTTAGCATTCCCCATATTGTTGTTAATCAAGTGTACGGTGGGGGAAATACTGCCGATGCATCAGGTGGATATTTCTCGAAAGGTTACGTTGAGCTATATAATCCGACGGATTCAGATGTGAGTCTGGCGGGGTGGTCTGTACAATATTCGGATCCTAAGCTCGCTGGACAATGGAGTAAGCTGGATTTGAACGGAACGATTAAGGCTCATTCCTCTTATCTCATTACCGATGATGCCAATAACCAGGATCACAAAAACGATATCAGTACTAAAGGTGATCAGTCTTGGCCGGGGATGTATTTTAATAATAGTGGCATGAAGGTTGTACTGCTAAGTAGTACAGAATTGTTGCAGGTTGTGAATCCATTTCAAACGAAACCAAGCAGCTACGTGGACATGATTGGTACAGCGTCTAACAATAAAAATGCAACGATTGATGGATATGAAGTGGATTACCCGACTGGCGATACCGGAGGTACCTCCAAGAAAAAGTCCGTTCGTCGTGTTGATTTTGTGGATACAGACAACAACAAAGTAGATTTCAAACAAATTAGCTTTGATTCCCTTGATGCTTCAACTCTGGCATTGGCTAAGCCACATAACAGTGCAGATGGACAATGGAGTGTGAAAGTGTCTGAACTAGGCATCTCGACCAAGAGTCTTTCAGAGGCAAAAGCTGGATCTCCTTATTCGGTGACATTATCTGTTTATGGGGGTGTACAGCCTTATTCTTATGAAGCTGCTGGTCTACCGGACGGATTATCGATAGATGCTACATCCGGGAATATTAGCGGAACGCCTTCGAAAGTAGGAGCGGCTACCGTCAGTATCGCCGTGTATGATAGCTCGACGCCTCGCATGAAGACTGAAGCTGTACTCTCTCTAAATGTGGCGGAAGCTGGAGGTCCGGTAACTCCGGATCTGCTTAGCGTAACTAAGATCGGTGGTTATTCTGTAGGAGTGACCAACAAAGATGGCGGCGTGGCGGAGATCGTGATATTTAACCGCGATAATGGCAAGTTCTATCTCGTTAATGGTTCATCTCATCCTGCCACAGTCGATATTGTGAATCTCAAGAACCCTTCTAATCCGCAAAAAGAATATAGTATTAACGTAGAGCAGCTATCTGAAGTGGATGGATTTACATACGGTGACCTAACGAGTGTAGATATCAATACAACTACTAAGCGGATCGCCGTAGCCATTCAAGAAGAAGACGCCATGAAGAATGGTAAAGTTCTTGTACTTGACTATGATGGAAAATTGTTAGCTTCATATGAATCGGGAGTTCAACCGGACATGGTGAAGTATACCGATGATGGCCGTTACATTTTGACAGCCGACGAAGCGGAACCACGCACTACAGCAGGCGATCCTGAAGGTAGTGTAACGATCATTGATACGCTTAAGAACACTTCGATTCAGGTTAAGTTCGATAATCCCGATGTAATTGACGATCTTGTCCATATTCGTGGAGCAGCTGATCCGATAAACAAACAGATTACGGGCAAAGGAGAAAAGAAGGATGTGGTACGTGATCTGGAGCCGGAATTTGTGGTGCTCTCTGATGACCAGACCATTGCCTATGTAGCACTACAAGAAAATAATGCGATTGCCGCCATCGATATTGCCTCCAAGAAGGTTCTTTGGGTCAAAGGATTAGGCTTCAAGGATTTGAGTGTGAGTCTTCCAAAAAATGCTCTGGACCTGGTAAAAGATAATAAAGTGAATTTAGAAAATGTTCCATTCTTCGGTACGTTTATGCCTGATGGTATAGATCAGTACACGGTCGGAGGCAAGACTTATCTGTTCACGGCCAACGAAGGTGACGCAACGGAATGGGATAGTAAAGTGAACGTGAGCACGGTCAAAAAAATGAAGGGCTCGCTAAACCCGGAATCAGATGCGGCAAAATTTCTGAATGAAAATAAAGATAAATACGATAGCGTAGAAGTAATGTCTGACATGGGCAATGATGGGATTTACTTATACGGTGGCCGTTCGTTTTCCATTTGGGAAGCAGATTCTATGAACCAGGTTTACGATAGTGGAAGCGACTTTGAAAAGATTACCGGTGAACGTTTGCCAGAATATTTCAATGCAAGCAATAGTAACACGACTATGGATAACCGCAGTACGAAAAAGGGACCTGAACCTGAGTATGTCAAGGTAGGTAAGGTTGGACAAAAGGCGCTGGCCTTCATTGGTCTTGAGCGAATCGGCGGTCTAATGACTTATGAAGTGACGAATCCACTGGAGCCGAGTTTTGTGAACTATATCAATACACGTGATTTTACATCTGCGAACACCCTGGAGACGGACACTGCTCCAGAAGGAATCGAATTTATCCCGGCGACGTCAAGCCCGACAGGACTTCCTTTAGTTCTCGTTGCGAATGAAGTTGGTGGTACTGTGGCTATCTATCAGTTGAATGTAACGAAGATTACACTGAACCAGACTTCTCTGTCATTGAAGGTTGGTGAAGCTTCGGCAATGCTTGAGGCTAGCGTTGCTCCTGCTGAAGGTGGATCGAATGCGGTGACTTGGAGTTCTTCGAATCCGAGTGTTGCTTCCGTTGATAGCAACGGTAAGGTAAACCCTTTGACAAAAGGAACGGCGGTTATCTCTGCATTCAGCGCAGATGGCTATGGTGTAGCTGAATCGACGGTAACGGTAGCTGCGGCTGATCCGGTCACTACAAATCCGGGGCCAGGTACTACGGTAACGCCTAAAGATCCAGTTAAAGAGGTAACAACACCAGCTGTAACCACAGAAGGTAATAAGATTATTGTAGAGATTAAGGCTTCTAAGGATGCAGAAGGCAAGTTAGTGGCTTCCATAACTTCGGATATGGTTACTGAGGCACTTAAGTCTCTGGCGAATAATGCCAACGGTCAGTTGGTATTCCGCGCTAAGGTAGATACGGCTGCGGGTGGAGTTACATTGAACATCCCATCGAATACTTTTACGGCACTTGCAGGTAGTGCTGCAAAGTCGGTAGTGTTCGAAGCAGGAATCGGTACGATAACGTTGGATCGTAATGCACTCTCAGCTGTGAACACAGCAGCAAAGGGTGAGGACATTAAACTGTCCATTAGTAGTGCAGACACTGATGGGAAAGGCAAAGCTCAGGCTGTGATTGGCAGCCGACCAGTCTTAAGTCTAGGGATTGTCGCAGGAAGCCAGCCTATTTCTAATCTAGGTGCTGGTTTTGCGACAATAACAGTGCCTTATACACTAGCAGCAAATGAGGATGCTAACGCAGTCGTAGCTTATGATTTGACGAATGCGGGTCAAGCGGTTGTACTGGCAGGCAGCAGTTATAACGCAGCAACGGGACAATTGATTTTCCGAACTTCCCAATTCTCCACGTATGCAGTAGGGTACAACAAAGTGAGCTTCTCTGATATTGGAAGCAGCTTTGCTAAGGATTCTATTACTTATTTGGCCGCTCGTGATGTAATCACTGGCATCGGTGAAGGTAAATTCGGATCTAAGAGTCAACTAACCAGAGCAGATGTTACCTTGCTCTTAGCTCGCTTGGCTGGTGCTGATCTTAGCGCAGAAGGAGCAGGAAACTTTACAGATGTTAAAGCTGACGATTATTATGCGGCAGCGGTAGCTTGGGCTAATCGCGAGGGAATTGTTACCGGTGTGAGTGAAGGACAATTTGATCCTCGGGCAAATGTAACTCGCGAGCAGCTTTCTGTTATGATCGTACGATTAGCAAAAGCTATGAACTGGACATTGCCTGTAAGTGGCGACGGTTCAGCTTTTGCGGATCAGAAGTTGATAAGCTCTTATGCTCTGGAAGCAGCCACAGCTGCTCAGCAGGCAGGAATTATTTCAGGAAAGCCCGCTGCAGGTAGTTCGGCGCTTAATTTTGCTCCAAAAGAAAAAGCGACTCGTGAAGAAATAGCTCAAATGCTAGCGAAACTGTTAAAGCTCAGTCAATCATAA
- a CDS encoding DUF2798 domain-containing protein, which translates to MMGRNKKEALLFTFIMCALMVLGMSIYNVVLMEGWSGSVITDVIIGYLPAFIVAFILDIFVVGKVAKGIAHKLVKENDPMIKRIMFISFFMVTGMVLFMSFYGAVLHVGFSSELPMAYLSAVGKNFIVALPLQIILVGPLTRFIFVKITPAVTA; encoded by the coding sequence ATGATGGGAAGAAACAAAAAAGAAGCATTATTATTTACGTTCATCATGTGTGCATTGATGGTACTTGGAATGAGTATTTACAATGTAGTGCTGATGGAGGGGTGGTCAGGATCTGTAATTACTGATGTGATCATCGGTTACTTACCGGCATTTATAGTCGCATTCATTCTAGATATATTTGTTGTTGGTAAGGTTGCGAAGGGAATCGCGCATAAGCTAGTTAAAGAGAATGATCCGATGATTAAAAGAATCATGTTCATATCCTTTTTTATGGTAACTGGAATGGTACTGTTTATGTCCTTCTATGGCGCAGTTCTACATGTCGGATTCTCCTCAGAATTACCGATGGCTTATCTGTCTGCCGTAGGTAAGAATTTCATTGTTGCACTTCCGTTGCAAATTATTCTAGTTGGGCCGCTCACACGATTTATATTTGTAAAGATTACGCCAGCTGTTACTGCATAG
- a CDS encoding helix-turn-helix domain-containing protein, whose protein sequence is MDNHLQEMNLIDLLSEKHLVLRKIVTDQDPDQINKTESHILAVLEAHQMLSISEISRIINISRQGTHKSIQGLLSRDYVEAVEVEGNQRDKNIILTQKGIECNQRMMITKIELEQRIADKLGAANVELLKALLKEEWL, encoded by the coding sequence ATGGACAACCATCTGCAAGAAATGAATCTAATTGATTTACTTAGTGAGAAGCATCTAGTCTTACGTAAAATAGTGACCGACCAAGATCCTGATCAAATCAACAAAACTGAATCTCATATCCTAGCCGTTCTTGAAGCACATCAAATGCTCTCGATCTCGGAAATCAGTAGAATTATTAATATTTCTAGGCAGGGTACACATAAAAGCATTCAAGGACTGTTATCCCGTGACTATGTAGAGGCGGTTGAAGTTGAAGGAAATCAGCGTGACAAAAATATCATCCTTACCCAGAAGGGGATCGAATGCAATCAAAGAATGATGATCACCAAAATCGAATTAGAGCAGAGAATTGCTGACAAGCTTGGGGCAGCTAACGTAGAGCTTCTCAAAGCTTTGTTAAAAGAAGAATGGCTGTAG